The Faecalibacterium sp. I3-3-33 DNA window CAGGCTTCCCACTTCGCGCTGAGGAATACCTCGGCCTGATAGCCCTCCCCGGCGGCCTTTTGCAGCTTACGGTGGATGCGTGCGCCCTCGTTAGCGCGGTCAAAACCGGCAAAGCGGCTGTCGATGCTGCCGGTGCGCAGCAGAAACTCCACCAGCTGTCGGATGGGCAGATGGATGCTTGCCAAGGCGTTTCACCTCCGTTGTTTTTTGCTTTATCCTACCCCGAACAGCTCCATGCACTGGGCGGCTGCGGCATCCACCTGTGCAAAGTCTACGGCGGTGCGGTAGTAGGTCTCCAATTCATCGTGGCAGCTTTTTGCCTGCGCCATCAGGGCACAGGCCTGTTCCAGCAGCTCGGCGGCGGCGCGCTCGTTGAAGCGCAGCCGTGCCCGGCAGGCAGAAAGGTTCTCCCTATCCACAAAACGGCTGCACCGCACGGTCTGCGCCGCAGACAGCCGCACCGGATGCCAGCGGTTGTCGGTCAGGAATGCCAGCCGCAGGGAGGGGATAAGGATGTGGTCGATCTTATCCTCCGGGTGCATGGCGCATGGGCAGGTGATGATGTGGTAGCCCCGCGCCAGCGCTTCGGCGCGGATGAGCTCCAGCAGCAGGCGGGACACTGCCCCGTAGTCGTCCCGGAAGAGGATGCACCGGTCTGCCAGTGCCTGCACTGTGCCCTGATAGAACACCTCGCCCTTGGGCGTGATGGCCGAGAGCAGCCGCAGCTCTTCAGAGCCCATCTCCTCGGTGCGGGGCAAAAGGCGGGTGCACAGCCGCTTGACGTAGCGGCGCACTTTTTCAAAGTTTGCGCTGCACGCTTCGGCGCGGCGGCTGTCCAGTAGCAGGCTGCCCGCCGAGGCCACATACCGCGCTGCCCGGCTGCGCAGCAGCTGGTTGCGGGCAAACAGGGCGGTCACCTCGTCCTTGTGGGGGTGCAGGGCATCGGCATCAATGGTGTGATACAAACTCAGCACCCGCTCGTCTGCGCCGGGGGCTTCCGGCTCCACCACATGGGGCGCAGTGGCGTCGATGATGGCACGCTTCTGCCGCAGGAACACCACCCCGTCCAGACTGTCGGGGTCGCTGGCGCAGTGGATGCGCTGGATGGGTTCGCCTTTGTCCTGCGCAGCGCGCGCCAGCCGCTTCATCAGGGTAGACTTGCCGCAGCCCGGCCCGCTTTTGAGCAGTACCAGCTGCATCCCGGGCTCCCGGCGCAGCGGCGCAAAGTAGCCCTTGAACCCGGCGGGCGTTGTAGCGCCCAAAAAGAAATCCACAGAAGGATGCACGGAACTTTCCATACAAAAACACCTCGCTTTTGCTTTACAGTATGCAAAAGCGGTGCGGTTGGTTCCTGTCCTTATTTATGATAGGTATGCTCGCACACAGCGGCAATGGTGTCCCGCAGCACGGTAAAGTCCGCAAAAGCTTCGGGCTTGTTCTGGGGCTGGCGCAGCAGGGCGGCGGGGTGGAAGGTGCCCATGAACAGGATGCCGCCCTTATTTATGATCTGCCCGTGCTCCCGGGTGACGGAAAAATCCTGCCGGATCATCCGCTGGGCGGCAACGCGCCCAAGGCAGACCACGATTTTAGGCTGCAGCAGCCGGAACTGTTCCCGCAGCCACGGCATACAGGCTTCGCTCTCGGCGGGCAGCGGGTCGCGGTTCTGAGGCGGGCGGCACTTGACGATGTTGGCAATATAGCAGTTTTTGCTGCGGTCAAGGTCGATGGCAAACAGGTATTTGTCCAGCAGCTGGCCGCTGCGCCCCACAAAGGGCAGACCTTGCTCGTCCTCGCTCTGGCCGGGTCCCTCGCCCACAAACAGCACCTCGGCGTCCAGCACGCCCTGCCCGAACACCACGTTCGTCCGGGTGGCGCACAGCTCGCACCGGGTGCAGGCAAGGCATTCGGCCTTTAAAGTATCCATATCCATGGAGAACATCTCCTTCAAAACCAGTATGATATTTTATTCACAAATAAAACAAGGCTTTCTCCCCTAAAATATAGCACAAAAACACAATTTTGTCTTGAACTTTTTGCCGTCTGTGCTAGAATAAAGAAGAAAGGCATCCTTGTGTCCAACAGACACGGGAGCAAATTTTGGAAAGCATTTTCGGAGGTAATCACAATGGCTGATATGTTTGCACCGCTGGTAGCACAGCTGAAGGCAAATCCCAAGACGATCGTGTTCACCGAGGGCAATGACCCCCGCATTCTGGAGGCCGCAAGCAAGCTGCTGGCCGAGGGTGTGCTGAAGGTCGTTATGGTGGGCAACGAGGCAGAGTGCAAGGCTGCTGCCGCCGCCGGTAACTTTGATATTTCCGCTGCCGAGATCATCGACCCGGAGAACTACGCCGGTTTTGATGAGATGGTCAGCACCATGGTGGAGCTGCGCAAGGGCAAGCAGTCCGCTGAGGAGTGCACCGCACTGCTGAAGAAGTCCAACTACTTCGGCACCATGCTGGTGAAGATGGGCAAGGCTGACTGCCTGCTGGGCGGCGCTACCTACTCCACCGCCGACACCATCCGTCCCGCTCTGCAGCTGGTCAAGACCAAGAAGGGCGCACATCTGGTGAGCTCCTGCTTTATTCTGGACCGCGACTGCGGCGAAGAGGGTCTGAAGCGCATTGCCATGGGCGACTGCGCTGTCAACATTGATTACACCGATACCGTCGATAAGGCTACCGGCGAGGTCAAGGTCTCTGCCGCTGCTAAGCTGGCAGAGGTGGCTGTGGAGACTGCCCGCACCGCAAAGCTGTTCGGCATCGACCCGAAGGTGGCTGTGCTGAGCTTCTCCACCAAGGGCTCTGGCAAGGGCGGCACCGTGGCACTGAGCCACGACGCTACCATCAAGGCACAGGAGATGGATCCCGAGCTGGCAGTGGACGGCGAGCTGCAGTTTGACGCAGCCGTTGCTCCCGAGGTCGCACAGGTCAAGTGCAAGGGCAGCAAGGTGGCTGGTCAGGCCAACACCTTCATCTTCCCCTGCATCGAGGCCGGCAACATCGGCTATAAGATCGCACAGCGTCTGGGCGGCTACGCTGCTTACGGCCCCATCCTGCAGGGCCTGAACGCTCCCATCAACGACCTGTCCCGCGGCTGCAACGCAGACGAGGTGTACAAGATGAGCCTGATCACCGCTTGCCAGTCTTAAACAATTTCGGCACAAACGAGGAGAAGCTTTCGGGCTTCTCCTTTTTATTTTGCCCCCTCTTGCAATCCGGCGGGGTTTATGGTACAATATCTTAGCATCCACAAGGATGTGTCGGACAGCGCCTGCTGCGTGGTTCGGCATACGGATGCGGGTCCTGTACGATGGGCTCGCTGTGAACCAGGTCAGGTGGGGAACCAAGCAGCCTTAAGCAGTGCGTTCGTGCGTTTCAGTAAGCCTGCATCCGTATGCCGAGTTACGCAAGGCGGGGACAAAACCCCGTCGAGCGCTGTCCTTTTATTTTTGCCGCAAAGGCCGGGAAAGGGGAGAGATCGCCATGTATCGTGCGCTTTACCGCAAATGGAGACCCCAGCGGTTTGAGGATGTGGTGGGCCAGCGTGCCATCGTGACCGCCCTGAAAAACCAGATCACCGCAGGGCGCATAGGCCATGCGTATCTGTTTACCGGCGTGCGCGGCACCGGCAAGACCACCTGCGCCAAAATTTTTGCCAAGGCGGTCAACTGTCTGCACCCGGAGGGTGGCGACCCCTGCGGGAAATGCGAGATCTGCAAGGGTATCGACAACGGCAGCCTGCTGGACGTGGTGGAGATGGACGCAGCCTCCAACAACGGCGTGGACGATATCCGCGACCTGCGGGACGAGACCGCCTACACCCCCAGCGCCTGCCAGTATAAGGTGTATATCATCGACGAGGTGCACATGCTGTCCACAGCGGCCTTCAATGCGCTGCTGAAAACGCTGGAAGAGCCCCCCGCGCACGTCATCTTCATTCTGGCGACCACCGAGATTCAGAAGGTGCCCGCCACCATCCTCTCCCGCTGTCAGCGGTACGATTTTACCCGCATCGGGCCGGAGGATATCGCACGGCGGGTGGAGTATATCGCCGGGGAGGAAAAGCTGGAGCTGACCTCCGATGGCGCGGAGCTGATCGCCCGTCTGGCCGATGGTGCGCTGCGCGATGCACTGTCCATTCTGGACACCTGCGCCGGCGTTACCGCCAAAATTGACGCGGACGTGGTGCGCCGCATGGCGGGTGTGACCGACCGCAGCTACCTGTTCCATATTTCTGACGCCTTGGAAGCGCAGGACGCCGCCGCCGCGCTGGCACAGCTGGCGCAGCTGCGGCAGCAGTCGGTGGACGTGAAGCGCCTGACCGAGGAACTGATCGCCCACTACCGCGCCCTGATGCTGGCGGCGCTGCCCGGCGGGCAGGCGCTGCTGTCCGGTGTTTCGCCGGAGGAAGAGGCGCTGTACCTGCAAAAAGGCCCGGAGATGGGGCAGCGGGAAGCCATCCGCGCCATCCGCACTTTGGGCACGGCGCTGGAGCACATGACCCGTGGCAGCGACCAGCGCATCGAGTTGGAACTGGCACTGTTCGGCCTGTCCGAGCCGCCCCAGCAGATGCAGGCGGTAACGGTACAGACCGCCCCCGCCCGCGCGGCACAGCCGGAAGCACCTCGCCCCTTTGCGGCAGCGGTGCAGCCCTTTGTCAGCGCCCCGGTGCAGCCCGCCCCCGCAGCTGCTGCACCACAGACCCCGGAAGCAGTAGAAGAGCCTGCCCCTGCCGTGCAGCAGACCCCTCCGCAGCCTGCCGCACAGGAAGCACCGCCCGTCCCTGCGGACGAGCTGCCGCCCATGCCAGAGGAACCGCCAGTACAGCAGAGCAATGCCGCCCTGCCGTGGGACGAGCCTGCCCCGCAGGCACCGCCGCCGGAGGAGCCGGAGCCGGTCAGTCAGCCGGAGCAGCCCGCCCTCGCAGAACCCACGCAGTCGGCTCCTGCGGCAGAGGAACCGCCTGCCCTGGTGCAGGAGCACCCCGCCGACCCGGTGCTGACCAAGCCCCGCAGCGTGGCGCAGCAGGGCACGAACCCCTTCCCGTACTGGGGGCAGATCGTGCAGAAGCTGGAAGGCATCGACCCCATGCTGTATATGTATCTGCGCAAGTCCAAAGCTTACTTTGACGGCACCCGCGTGCTGATCGACGGCGGCAAGACCTTCCGGGATTTTATCCGGGTGAACAAGGACAGCCAGAAGCTGATCAAAAAGCTGATCGCCGAGGTATCCGGCGTGCCGGTGCCCATCGGCCCCTACGAGCCCAAAACAGCCGGAAAGACCGCCTCCAATGCGGAGCAGTCCCTTCTGGCACTGGAAAAGCTGGGGTTAGAGGTCAGCATTGAGGATACCGCCCGCAAAAAGCGATAAAAATTGTTTATAATAAAGGAGAATGCCATTATGAAAGCAAGAATGCCCGCAGGCTACGGCCGCCCCGATATGAACGCCCTGATGCGTCAGGCTCAGAAGATGCAGGAGGACATGAAGAGCAAGCAGGCCGAGTTGGAAGCCGCCGAGTACACCGGCAGTGCCGCCGGTGAGATGGTGACCGTAAAGATGAACGGCAAGCATGAGGTGCTGTCCATCACCATCAAGCCCGAGGCTGTGGATCCGGACGACATCGAGATGCTGGAAGACATGGTGGCTGCTGCCATCAACGCCACCGTAAAGCAGGTGGATGAGACCGCCGAGGCCGAGATGGGCAAGCTGACCGGCGGCCTGAACATTCCGGGTCTCTGAGCCGGGAAGGGGAGATACCATGGACTACACTGCCGCACCGCTGGAAAAGCTGATCGAAGAGTTCGGCAAGTTTCAGGGCGTGGGCCGCAAGGGTGCTACCCGCATGGCCTATCAGGTGCTGAGTATGTCGGATAAGGACGCTGCGGCGCTGGCCGATGCCATCCGCGGCGCACACACCCGGCTGCACCGGTGCCGCATCTGCCAGAACTACACGGACGCTGACCTGTGCCCGGTGTGCGCCAGCGCCAAGCGGGATACCTCGGTGATCTGCGTGGTGGAAAAACCCCGGGACGTGCAGGCTTTTGAGCGCACCCGGGAGTATAACGGCTTGTACCATGTGCTGCATGGTCTGCTGGACCCGCTGGCCGGTGTGGGCGCAGAGCAGTTGACCGTCAAGGAACTGCTGGCGCGGCTGAAGGACGACACGGTGAAGGAGGTCATCATGGCCATGAACCCCACCGTGGAGGGCGAAGCTACCGCCATGTATCTGGCAAAGCTCATCAAGCCGCTGGGCATCCGGGTCACCCGGCTTGCCTCCGGTCTGCCGGTGGGCGCCAGTCTGGAATACGCGGACGAGACCACCCTGTACCGGGCACTTTCCGGCCGGGGAGAACTGTAAATCTGTAAAAATTTACAATTCTGTCAGAAACAGCCCTTGCATTACCCTGAAAAAATGGTATACTGAAACAACAAACGGAACGGAGAAAGGAGGCGCGCAGCATGGCACCCACAAAGGAGCGCCCGGCGACCAAGACCATCGCCACCAACCGCGAAGCGCGCCACGAGTATTTTGTTCTGGAAGCGCTGGAGACCGGTGTGGAACTCAAGGGCACCGAGGTGAAAAGCCTGCGGGCCGGCGGGGTCAACCTGAAGGACAGCTGGGTGGATATTGAAAACGGCGAGCTGCTGGTAAAGGGGATGCACATCAGCCCCTACGACCACGGCAACCTGTTCAATCAGGATCCCATGCGCGTCCGGCGGCTTCTGGCGCACAAAAGTGAGATTCGGCGTCTGCACCAGCAGTGCAAGCTGCAGGGCTATACGCTGGTGCCGCTCTCGCTTTACTTCAAGCATGGCCGCGTAAAGATGGAAGTGGGCTTGTGCAAGGGCAAAAAGCTGTACGACAAGCGTGCCGATGCCGCCCAGCGCGATGCAAAGCGTTCCATTGACCGGGCTGTGAAGTCCAACGGCAAGTATTATTAAGCATTCCAATTGCAGACTGCGGCTCACCGCAGAAATCCAAGCTTTCCGCACATCGCAAGATGTGCTTTATATGGGGGCGTAAAGGTTTCGACGGGGGGAGCGAGGTCTGGGCAGCGGGTAGCAGCGGGGGAACTGCTCTATAACTCCTCCAAAAAAATTAACTGACAACAATAATTATCAGTTGCTCGCAGCCTGAGTGCTGCGCGTTCCGCCCACTCTTGTGTCGTGTGGGGCCGGGGCGTCCTTTAGACACAGCACCTGAACGGACTTAAGCTTTGCGGACCGGCAGGAACTCATGAAGCTACCAAAGCGCTAGCCTGACGATCGGCGTGGCGCGGCGGGAATGTTGTAGATCGCCTGCACCCGGAGACACCTACACTGAGCTCTTTTCGGACATGGGTTCGACTCCCATCGCCTCCACCAGTAAAAAAGCCACCTGAAAACTTACGTTTTCAGGTGGCTTTTGCTATACGGGGCGATGTCGTATTATCACGCCAGATCTGGCAGGATATCCGACCACAGAGCCTGCTCCTGCCGCAAGGCATCGAAGCAGCAGTCCAGATACATTTTATTGACTGCGGCAAAAATGGTGCTGCGCAGCAGCAGACGCTCATCATTGAGCGTAGTCTCCGGCTGGGCTGCCTTGCCGCCGAACACCACAGAAAGACTAGCCTCCAGTTCCTCGCAGAAGATATCGTAGGCTGTTCCGGCGGAGCAGTGCTCCCGCTGCATTTTAAACAGGGTGTCGATATTTTCGATCGAGAGCACCGTTTTGGAGACTGCAATGTACATCAGGGATGCGATCTGGTCCCGGGTGTATTTTTTGCGAATGGGGTGATCCACCACCCCTTTTTTGACGTAGTTGCTCACCATAGAAGGCGTCAGCTCCACCCCGCAGAAGCTGCGGAAGTAGCCGTTGACGAACTGCACCGTCTGGTCCAGATACAGCCCTACCGAGGGAAGATCGTTGTACCGGGGCAGGGCAAAGCCCGCAGCACACGCCGCAACGCGGAGTTTGGTTTCAGCTTTCATAATATCTTGTTCCGTTCATGCTCCTGCGCTTTTTTGCAGGCAGGGACGTTGTTTTTGTGCAAAGGCAGGGCAGTTGCTTTCCGCAAAAGCACTTCTGCCTGTGAAATAGTATACCGCATTTTGGAAAATTGGTCAACGGGCAACGAAAACTTTGTAAAAGAATTTGAGAAAACAGTTGACAGGGTTTTGAAAAACTGCTATGATGGTCACAGACAAAGGAATAATCGCGGCTTTGCGCCGCTTGAAAATGGAGAAAAATATGAAAAGCAAAATCGTTGTAGATTCCTCTGCAAATGTGTACGAGCTCCCCGATGTAGGGTTTGCCTGTGTGCCGCTGAAGATCCTGACCGACGAGCAGGAGTATGTGGACACCGCAGAGGTGGATGCTCCCGCGCTGGCCGAGATGATGCGCACCTATAAGGGCCGCACCAGCACCTCCTGCCCCAACATCTCGGACTGGATGGCTGCCTACGAGGGCGCAGACGAGGTGTACGTTGTGACCATCACCGGTACGCTGTCCGGCGCTTACAACGCCGCGCTGCTGGCGGGCGAGGAGTACGAGCAGAGCCACGAGGGTGCGCGGGTCTTTGTGCTGGATAGCCTGTCCACCGGTGCGGAGTCCCGGCTGCTGGTAGAACGTCTGGCAGCACTGATCAAGGGCGGCAAGCCCTTTGATACCGTGTGTGAGGAGATCCGGGCGTACCATGAGCACACCCATCTGCTGTTTGCGCTGGAATCTCTGGCAAACCTTGCCCGCAATGGCCGCGTGAAGCCCGCTGTGGCTGCGGTGGCGCGGATGTTGGGCATCCGGGTCATCGGTCAGGCCAGCGATGCCGGTGATCTGGAGGTCATTTGCAAGACCCGCGGCGAGCACGGCGCACTGGAGCGCATGGTGCTGGAAATGAAGGCGCACGGCCTGACCAACGGCCGGGTGCACATCGACCACTGCTGCAACGCTGCCGCTGCGGAGCGGCTGAAGCACATGGTCCATGCGGTGTTCCCGGAGGCCAAGGTGGAGGTGGGCACCTGCGGCGCTCTGTGCAGCTACTATGCAGAGTACGGCGGCCTGATGGTGGGCTACGAGGATAACGAAGCACCCACCGTCTGAGCGTAAAATAGGATACTATGATCTTGATTCACCGGGGCATCTGCGGACGCTCCGGTGAACTTTTTTATAAGGGATAATTCCGGTGCACCCGACAGCAAAAACTTGCAAAGGGTGAAAAACCGCGCTATACTTACTTACATTATAGAGGTAAGGAAACACGGGAAGGGGAGAGAATATGCTGTTCCGGTTGCCGATCGTCAAGTTTTTCAACCGCATCCTCAACCGCATCACGGTCACGGTGGTGCTGGTGGCGTTGCAGCTTGCATGGCTGGCGTGGGTGTTTTTTGCCCTCACCACCGGTACGGCACGGGTGTGGGTCACAGGGACACTCAACGGGCTGAGCCTGCTGATCATTCTGTATCTGGTGCGCAAGGACGAAAACAGTGCCTATAAGGTGGGCTGGATCGCCCTCATCGGGCTGCTGCCGCTGCTGGGCGGGGCACTGTATCTGGCCTTTGGCAACAAGCGCCCTTCCCGCCGCCTGCGCAGCAAAATGCAGGCAGTGGAGCAGGCACACCGGGCAGACCGCGTCCAGCAGCCCGGGCAGACCGCCAATCTGTGCGACGAAAACCGGGGCGTGAGCCGCTACCTGACCCAGTACGGCTGCTATCCTGCATGGCAGAACACCACCGCTCGGTATTTCTCCTGCGGCGAAGCCATGTATCCGGCGCTGCTGGCCGACCTTGAAAAAGCGGAGAAGAGCATCTTTCTGGAGTTTTTCATTGTCAGTCAGGGCAAGATGTGGCAGGGCGTGGAGGACATCCTGCGCCGCAAGGCCGCGCAGGGGGTGGACGTGCGGCTGATCTACGACGACTTCGGCAGCCTGCTGGGTCTGCCCAAGGACTTTGTGGTGCGCATGGAGCGGGCGCATATCCGCTGCATCCCCTTTAACCCGGTGGTGCCGCTGCTTTCGCTGGTGATGAACCACCGCGACCACCGCAAGATCGTGGTGATAGACGGCAAGGTGGCCTACACCGGCGGCATCAATCTGGCAGACGAATATATCAACGCAATCACCCGCTTCGGCTACTGGAAGGACGCGGGCCTGCGCATCGAGGGCGCTGCGGTGTGGAACTTTACCGTAACGTTTCTGGATTTCTGGAACGCCTTCCGTCCCTTTGAGCAGGATTACAGCGCCTTCCGTCCGCAGTTTGCGGTGCTGCCTGCCAGCGATGGGGTAGTGCAGCCCTACGCGGACAGCCCGCTGGACGAGGAGCCGGTGGCAGAAACGGTCTATCTGGATATTTTGGCACAATCACAGCAGTACGTTTATTTTTATACGCCCTATCTCGCCATTGGCGAGGAAATGCTGGACGCGCTGCGCAACGCCGCCAAGCGCGGGGTGGATGTGCGGCTGGTGCTGCCGGGCATCCCGGACAAAAAGCTGGTGTTCCGGCTGAGCCGCTCGTACTATCTGCCCCTGCTGCGGGCGGGGGTGCGCATCTACGAGTACACCCCGGGCTTCCTCCACGCCAAGTGCTGCGTCAGCGATGACCGTGCGGCGGTGGTGGGCAGCATCAATATGGACTACCGCAGTATGTTCCTGCACTTCGAGTGCGGGGTGTTGCTGCTGCAAAACAGTCAGGTGCTGGCTTTGCGGGACGATGTGCGCCGCACCCTGCCCCAGTGCCGGGAGGTGCAGTGTGCGGACTGCCGCACCGGGCTGGCCGGTACGGTGCTGGACAGCGTACTGCGGCTGCTTAGCCCGCTGATGTAAACACCTGCTCATAAAATCCCGCGCGGCGGGGTACACTAGCTCCAAAGCCTGCGTCTGCAATGCAGGCACGGAAAGGGAGCGTATGTGACGATATGAAACAGGCATCGCGATGGTTTTTGTGCTGCACGCTGGCGGCAGCACTGGCATTGACCGGCTGCGGCAGGGGAAGCTCCGGCAGCAGCTCCGGCCCGATGAGCGGCAGCACCTCTGCGGGCAGCAGCGCGGCGCAAAGCGCGGCGTGGCGCACCGGGCTGGGGGTTCTGACCGAGACGACCGGCACAGACCGTGCGGGCAACATCCACACCGTGGCGGCTGCCGTGCTGCTGGATGCAGACGGCAAGCTGGCAGGGGTAACACTGGACGAGCTGGAGCTTTCAGTCAGTGCGGACGGCACCGGCAAGGTGACCACCCCCACCGACACCCGCACCAAGCGCCAGAAAGGGAAAGACTACCCACTGGCAGAGGTGTCCGGCCTGAAAAAGGGCTGGGCAGAGCAGGCAGATGCCTTTGGCAGTTGGCTTGAGGGCAAGACCCCGGACGAAGTGAAGAAGCTGAAAACGGATGCGGACGGCAAATCCACCGACGCGGACCTTCTCTCCGGCTGCACCATCGCGGTGGACCGCTACCGGGATGCCGTCGTCCGCGCCTGTGAGAATGCGCAGGTGCTGGGCGCTGCCCGGGGTGATACGGTCAAACTGGGCGTAGAAGTGGCAGAAATGCCGCAGGGGCTTGCGGGCACAGATGACAAGGACGCGCAGGTACAGGCAAAAATCACGCTGGCGGTGGTGACCATGGACGAGAACGCCCGGGTGACCAGCGCCATCGGCGATATGACCGAGCCGGAGCTGACCGTCAGCGCGGACGGTACAGTGTCTGCCCCGCGTGAGCCGGTCTACACCAAAAACGAGCTTGGCGACCGCTACGGAATGCGCAGTGCAAGCGCGTTAGGCAAGGAGTGGTACGAGCATAGCGCAGGCTGGTGCGGCTACCTGAAGGGCAAAAACGCCGTGGAGATCGGAAAACTTTCCGCAGACGGCACGGACGCTGACCTGAAGGCGCTGTGCACC harbors:
- a CDS encoding uracil-DNA glycosylase, giving the protein MDMDTLKAECLACTRCELCATRTNVVFGQGVLDAEVLFVGEGPGQSEDEQGLPFVGRSGQLLDKYLFAIDLDRSKNCYIANIVKCRPPQNRDPLPAESEACMPWLREQFRLLQPKIVVCLGRVAAQRMIRQDFSVTREHGQIINKGGILFMGTFHPAALLRQPQNKPEAFADFTVLRDTIAAVCEHTYHK
- the pta gene encoding phosphate acetyltransferase, producing the protein MADMFAPLVAQLKANPKTIVFTEGNDPRILEAASKLLAEGVLKVVMVGNEAECKAAAAAGNFDISAAEIIDPENYAGFDEMVSTMVELRKGKQSAEECTALLKKSNYFGTMLVKMGKADCLLGGATYSTADTIRPALQLVKTKKGAHLVSSCFILDRDCGEEGLKRIAMGDCAVNIDYTDTVDKATGEVKVSAAAKLAEVAVETARTAKLFGIDPKVAVLSFSTKGSGKGGTVALSHDATIKAQEMDPELAVDGELQFDAAVAPEVAQVKCKGSKVAGQANTFIFPCIEAGNIGYKIAQRLGGYAAYGPILQGLNAPINDLSRGCNADEVYKMSLITACQS
- the dnaX gene encoding DNA polymerase III subunit gamma/tau, translated to MYRALYRKWRPQRFEDVVGQRAIVTALKNQITAGRIGHAYLFTGVRGTGKTTCAKIFAKAVNCLHPEGGDPCGKCEICKGIDNGSLLDVVEMDAASNNGVDDIRDLRDETAYTPSACQYKVYIIDEVHMLSTAAFNALLKTLEEPPAHVIFILATTEIQKVPATILSRCQRYDFTRIGPEDIARRVEYIAGEEKLELTSDGAELIARLADGALRDALSILDTCAGVTAKIDADVVRRMAGVTDRSYLFHISDALEAQDAAAALAQLAQLRQQSVDVKRLTEELIAHYRALMLAALPGGQALLSGVSPEEEALYLQKGPEMGQREAIRAIRTLGTALEHMTRGSDQRIELELALFGLSEPPQQMQAVTVQTAPARAAQPEAPRPFAAAVQPFVSAPVQPAPAAAAPQTPEAVEEPAPAVQQTPPQPAAQEAPPVPADELPPMPEEPPVQQSNAALPWDEPAPQAPPPEEPEPVSQPEQPALAEPTQSAPAAEEPPALVQEHPADPVLTKPRSVAQQGTNPFPYWGQIVQKLEGIDPMLYMYLRKSKAYFDGTRVLIDGGKTFRDFIRVNKDSQKLIKKLIAEVSGVPVPIGPYEPKTAGKTASNAEQSLLALEKLGLEVSIEDTARKKR
- a CDS encoding YbaB/EbfC family nucleoid-associated protein, which codes for MKARMPAGYGRPDMNALMRQAQKMQEDMKSKQAELEAAEYTGSAAGEMVTVKMNGKHEVLSITIKPEAVDPDDIEMLEDMVAAAINATVKQVDETAEAEMGKLTGGLNIPGL
- the recR gene encoding recombination mediator RecR, with product MDYTAAPLEKLIEEFGKFQGVGRKGATRMAYQVLSMSDKDAAALADAIRGAHTRLHRCRICQNYTDADLCPVCASAKRDTSVICVVEKPRDVQAFERTREYNGLYHVLHGLLDPLAGVGAEQLTVKELLARLKDDTVKEVIMAMNPTVEGEATAMYLAKLIKPLGIRVTRLASGLPVGASLEYADETTLYRALSGRGEL
- the smpB gene encoding SsrA-binding protein SmpB: MAPTKERPATKTIATNREARHEYFVLEALETGVELKGTEVKSLRAGGVNLKDSWVDIENGELLVKGMHISPYDHGNLFNQDPMRVRRLLAHKSEIRRLHQQCKLQGYTLVPLSLYFKHGRVKMEVGLCKGKKLYDKRADAAQRDAKRSIDRAVKSNGKYY
- a CDS encoding DUF1836 domain-containing protein, with translation MKAETKLRVAACAAGFALPRYNDLPSVGLYLDQTVQFVNGYFRSFCGVELTPSMVSNYVKKGVVDHPIRKKYTRDQIASLMYIAVSKTVLSIENIDTLFKMQREHCSAGTAYDIFCEELEASLSVVFGGKAAQPETTLNDERLLLRSTIFAAVNKMYLDCCFDALRQEQALWSDILPDLA
- a CDS encoding DegV family protein — translated: MKSKIVVDSSANVYELPDVGFACVPLKILTDEQEYVDTAEVDAPALAEMMRTYKGRTSTSCPNISDWMAAYEGADEVYVVTITGTLSGAYNAALLAGEEYEQSHEGARVFVLDSLSTGAESRLLVERLAALIKGGKPFDTVCEEIRAYHEHTHLLFALESLANLARNGRVKPAVAAVARMLGIRVIGQASDAGDLEVICKTRGEHGALERMVLEMKAHGLTNGRVHIDHCCNAAAAERLKHMVHAVFPEAKVEVGTCGALCSYYAEYGGLMVGYEDNEAPTV
- the cls gene encoding cardiolipin synthase is translated as MLFRLPIVKFFNRILNRITVTVVLVALQLAWLAWVFFALTTGTARVWVTGTLNGLSLLIILYLVRKDENSAYKVGWIALIGLLPLLGGALYLAFGNKRPSRRLRSKMQAVEQAHRADRVQQPGQTANLCDENRGVSRYLTQYGCYPAWQNTTARYFSCGEAMYPALLADLEKAEKSIFLEFFIVSQGKMWQGVEDILRRKAAQGVDVRLIYDDFGSLLGLPKDFVVRMERAHIRCIPFNPVVPLLSLVMNHRDHRKIVVIDGKVAYTGGINLADEYINAITRFGYWKDAGLRIEGAAVWNFTVTFLDFWNAFRPFEQDYSAFRPQFAVLPASDGVVQPYADSPLDEEPVAETVYLDILAQSQQYVYFYTPYLAIGEEMLDALRNAAKRGVDVRLVLPGIPDKKLVFRLSRSYYLPLLRAGVRIYEYTPGFLHAKCCVSDDRAAVVGSINMDYRSMFLHFECGVLLLQNSQVLALRDDVRRTLPQCREVQCADCRTGLAGTVLDSVLRLLSPLM